In Paenacidovorax monticola, the genomic window GCACAGTACGTGGGCATCACCGACAAGGAGGCGCTCGAGGCCTTCCACTACCTGTGCCGCACGGAGGGCATCATCCCCGCGCTCGAATCCAGCCACGCCGTGGCCTATGCCCTGCAGCTCGCCAAGACCATGCGCCCTGACCAGTCCATTCTCGTGAACCTCTCCGGCCGCGGCGACAAGGACATCGGCACCGTGGCCGACCTGTCGGGCGTGGACTTCTACGACCGCCCGTCGATGCGCGGGCTGACCGTGAAGGGAGGGCCCGCAGCATGAGCCGCATCACAGACACCTTCGCCGAACTGCAATCCAAGGGCCGCAAGGCCCTCATCCCCTACGTGACGGCGGGCTTCCCCTTCGCCGACATCACGCCCGCACTCATGCACGGCATGGTCGAGGCAGGCGCCGACGTGATCGAGCTGGGCGTGCCCTTCTCCGACCCCATGGCCGACGGCCCCGTGATCCAGAAGGCCGGCGAGAAGGCCCTGGCGCTGGGCATCGGCATGGCCCAGGTGCTTGGCCATGTGCGCGAGTTCCGCCAGCGCAACGACAAGACGCCCGTGGTGCTCATGGGCTACGCCAACCCCGTTGAGCGCTACGACCAGATCCATGGCGCCGGCGCTTTCGTGCGCGACGCGGCCGCCGCCGGCGTGGACGGCGTGCTCATCGTGGACTACCCGCCCGAGGAATGCGAAGCCTTCGCCGCCAGCCTGCGCGCGCAGGACATGGACCTGATCTTCCTGCTCGCCCCCACGAGCACCGAGGCGCGCATGCAGCAGGTGGCCCGCGTGGCCAGCGGCTACGTGTACTACGTCTCGCTCAAGGGCGTGACCGGCTCGGGCGCGCTCGACACGGCGGCCGTGGAGGCCATGCTGCCCACCATCCGCAAGCACGTGCACATCCCGGTGGGCGTGGGCTTCGGCATCCGCGACGCGGCCACGGCCCAGGCCATCGGCCGCGTGGCCGACGCCGTGGTGATCGGCAGCCGCATCATCCAGCTCATCGAAGACCAGCCCCATGAGAAGGTGGTGGCCGTCACGGTGGACTTCCTGCGCGGCGTGCGCAAGGCGCTGGACGCATAATGCAGCCCGGCGCGCACCCACCAGGGCCGCGCGCCGGAGATTGAAAGAGGAAACGCTATGTCCTGGCTCGAAAAACTCCTGCCTGCCAAAATCCAGCAAACCGATCCGACCGAACGGCGCCAGATGCCCGAAGGCCTGTGGATCAAGTGCCCGAGCTGCGAGACCGTGCTCTACAAGACCGATCTGGAGCAGAACCAGAACGTCTGCCCGCACTGCAGCCACCACCACCGCATCGGCGCGCGCGCGCGGCTGGATGCCTTCCTGGACGCGGAAGGCCGCTACGAGATCGGCCAGGAGGTCATCCCGGTGGATGCCCTCAAGTTCAAGGACAGCCGCAAGTACCCCGAGCGCCTGAAGGAGGCCCTGGAAAACACGGGCGAAACCGATGCGCTCATCGTCATGGGCGGCGCCGTCAAGAGCGTCAACGTCGTGGCGGCCTGCTTCGAGTTCGACTTCATGGGCGGCTCCATGGGCAGCGTGGTGGGCGAGCGCTTCGTGCGCGGCGTCGAGACCGCGATCGAGCAGAAAGTGCCCTTCATCTGCTTCACCGCCACCGGCGGCGCGCGCATGCAGGAAGGCCTGTTCTCGCTCATGCAGATGGCCAAGACCAATGCCGCGCTCACGCGCCTGGCCAAGAAGGGCCTGCCCTACATCAGCGTGCTCACCGACCCGACCATGGGCGGCGTGAGCGCGGGCTTCGCCTTCGTGGGCGACATCGTGATCGCCGAGCCCAAGGCCCTGATCGGCTTCGCCGGCCCGCGCGTGATCGAATCCACCGTGCGCGTGACCCTGCCCGAAGGCTTCCAGCGCGCCGAGTTCCTGCAGACCAAGGGCGCCGTGGACTTCATCTGCGACCGCCGAGAACTGCGCGACACCGTGGCCCGCAGCCTGGCCATGCTGCAGCGCCTGCCAGCCGATGCGGTGATGTAGAAAAAACGCTATAAAAAAAGAGCTGCTGGCGCTTACCCACCAAGCGCCAGCAGCTCTTTTTTATTTGTAGATTCAGCGCAACAGCCCGGCCTGCAGGTGGCCCAGCACGATCATTACCACCTGCAGCAGCACCAGGGCCACCAGCGGCGACAGGTCCACCCCGCCCACGAGCGGCACGAACCGCCGCAGCGGGCGCAGCACGGGCTCGCAGAGCCGGGCGATCACGTCGGACAGCGGCGAGTGCGCCTGCATCCACGACATCACGGCATAGACGATCAGCAGCCCGGTCACCCCTGAAACTGCGACACGCACCAGCCCGAACAGGGCCAGCCAGGGCAGCCAGGTCCAGCCCGCCCCCGCCCCCAGCACGAGCCAGAGCAGGACATACTGCGCCAACTGCAGCAGCACCGCCGCCGCCAGGCTCGACATGTCCCAGCGCCCCGTGGGAGGAATCACGCGGCGCAACGGCATCACGAGCCAGTCCGACAGCGCGAACACCAGCCGCCCCACGGGATTGGTGAAGGGAATGCGCTGCAGTTGCATGTACAGGCGCAGCAGGCAGGCGCCGGTAAGCAGGCCGCCAATGACGTCGAGCAGGAAGGAAACGATCTGGTAGAGCATAGGCCGTCGAACGGGTTGCGGGAGCAACGGGCACCAACCCATGGGATGATAGCGGGCAGAATTCGCACGCCATGGCATTACCCCTCAAGCTCACCTCCCTGCCCCTCTTTCCGCTCGAGACGGTGCTGTTCCCCGAGGGGCTGTTGCCATTGCGTGTTTTCGAGGTCCGTTATCTCGACATGGTGCGCAAGTGCCAGCATGCGGGCGCCCCCTTCGGCGTGGTGGCCCTCTCCAGCGGGCGCGAAGTGCGCCAGGCGGGCGCGCCGCAGGAGCAATTCCATGATGTCGGCACCCTGGCGGTGATCGAGCAACTCGAAACGCCGCAGCCCGGCCTCGTCACCCTGCTGGGGCGCGGCACGCAGCGTTTTCGCATCCTCCAGCGCAGCCACCTCCCGCACGGATTGTGGATGGCGGACGTGGAGCAGATCGCCCAAGACGCAATGGTCCCCGTGCCCGAAGACTTGCGCAAGGTGGCGCTAGCGCTGGAGCAAGTCCTGCACACGCTGCACGATCGCCAACCGAATACCGTTCTGCCTGCGCCATCCAGCCCCAAACAGGCCAATGACTGCGGCTGGGTCGCCAACCGCTGGTGCGAACTGCTGCCTGTGCCGCTGGCACTCAAGCAGCAGTTGATGGAACTGGAAAACCCGCTGGTGCGGCTCGAGCTGGTGGGCGATGTACTAGAACGCACTGGGATAGCGCCGCAGTAGTCCGCAATCGCAGATGCCAATTTTTGGTTATACCCCCCTCCACCGCCTCTTGGAATGGCCACGTGCCGCCAAGCGCCTGTTCGTCGTGGCACTGGACGCAGGCATGGGCCTGCTGGCTATGTGGCTGGCCTTCACCCTGCGGCTGGAGTCCCTGCACTGGCCCGAAGGCCTGCAGTGGCAGGTCTACGCCTTGGGCCCGCTGCTGGCCTTCCCCATCTTCGTGAATCAGGGGTTGTACCGTGCCATCTTCCGATACACCGGCATCCGCGCCCTCATCACCACCGGCAAGGCCGTGACACTGTACGGCACGCTGCTGCTCGTTATCCTGCTCGTGGCCCAATGGGAAGGCGTGCCGCGCAGCGTAGGCGTGCTGCAGCCGGTGATATTCCTGCTGCTGGTGGGCGCCAGCCGCGCTCTGGGGTGGCTATGGCTGGCCGACAGCAAGGGCCAGGAGCCCAGGCGCCTGCTGATCTACGGCGCTGGCAGTGCCGGTGCGCAGACTGCAGCTGGCCTGGCCGGCATGCACCAATACCAGCTGAAGGGTTTTCTCGATGACGACCCGGCCAAAATCGGCCGCAGCATCAACGGGGTACACGTCTATGCCCCGCAGGCCCTGCCTGAGATGGTGCAGCGACTGGGCGTGACCGACGTGCTGCTGGCCGTGCCCAGCACCACGCGCCAGCGCCGGCGCCAGATCATCGAGAGCCTGAGCGAGCTACCCGTGCGCATCCGCACCCTGCCCGGCCTGTCAGACCTGGCCAGCGGGCGCGTCACCGTGGCCGATTTCCAGGAGTTGGGCCTCGAGGACCTGATCGGCCGCGAGCCCGTGGCGCCCCAAGCCAACCTGCTCGGCCCCGACCTCGTGGGGCAAGTGGTCCTGGTTACCGGTGCGGGCGGCAGCATCGGCAGCGAGCTGTGCCGCCAGATCGTGCGCGAGGGTCCGGCCCGGCTGCTGCTCGTGGACCACAGCGAATACTCGCTCTACGCCATCCACCACGAACTGCAGGCACTGCGCGGCCGGGGCATGCATGCCTGCGAGTTGGTACCACTGCTGGCCAGCGTGGCCGACCCACGGCGCATGACCGACATCTGCGAGACACACCGTCCCAACTCCATCTACCATGCCGCCGCCTACAAGCATGTGCCCATGGTCGAGGCCAATGCGGGCGAAGGCGTACTCAACAACGTGTTTGGCACACTCAACATGGTGCGCATGGCGCTAGAGCACGGTGCACGCAGTTTCGTGCTGGTTTCCACAGATAAGGCCGTCCGCCCCACCAACGTCATGGGCGCGAGCAAGCGCGTGGCCGAGCTGGTGCTTCAAGCGATTGCCTCCAGCAGCCAGCCTCCGTTCGGCCCAGAGCTTGCCCCCTCCACAGTTCCTTGGCGCTGTCCCACACGCTTGTCCATGGTGCGTTTCGGCAATGTCCTGGGCTCCAGCGGGAGCGTGATTCCGCTGTTCCGCCGCCAGATCGCCGCCGGCGGCCCAATCACAGTCACGCATCCACAGGTCACGCGCTATTTCATGACCATCCCCGAGGCGGCCCAGCTCGTGCTGCAGGCCGGCGCCATGGCCGAAGGCGGCGACCTCTTCCTGCTCGACATGGGCGAACCCGTTCGTATTGCGGACCTGGCGCGGCGCATGGTGGCGCTATCGGGCCTGACCGTGCGCGATACGCAGCACCCAGGCGGCGACATCGCCATCGATTTCACCGGCCTGCGCCCAGGCGAAAAGCTCTACGAAGAACTGCTGATTGGCGACTACCCTTTGCCCACGGCGCATTCGCGCATTCTGCGGGCGCGGGAGGAATACTTGCCATGGCCGAAATTGCATACCTTGCTCCAAGCTCTGCACACTGCAGCAAGCAACAATGACGAAGCCGCCATCAGGCACTTGCTTGCCCAGCTCGTACAGGGCTACCGCTACGAACCAACGCACACCCCATGCTAGACCTCACTGCAACACCGCTCAAGATCGCCATTGTTGGCCTGGGTTATGTTGGCCTCCCGCTGGCCGTCGAGTTCGGCAAGGAATTGCCGGTGCTGGGCTTCGACACCTTGCAGCAGCGTATCGACGAGCTCAACGCAGGACATGATCGCACGCATGAAACATCGGCACAGCAACTGGCAGCCGCCCGGCAATTGCGCTACAGCGCCAACCCCGGTGACCTGAGCGACTGCAACGTCTTTATCGTGACGGTGCCTACCCCGGTCGATGCCGCCAACCGGCCCGACCTCTCGATGCTCATCCAGGCCAGCCAGACAGTGGGCCGCGCCATGCGCAAGAACGCGCTGGTGATTTACGAGTCCACCGTCTATCCAGGCGTGACTGAAGAAGTGTGTGTGCCCGCGCTAGAGCAGGCATCCGGCCTGCGCTTCAACCACGACTTTTTCTGCGGCTACAGCCCCGAACGAGTCAACCCGGGCGACAAGGTCAACACCCTCACGCGTATCCGCAAAATCACCAGCGGCAGCACGCCAGAGGCAGCTGAAGCCGTCGATCAACTCTACCGTCGCATCATCACGGCAGGCACCTACAAGGCACAGAGCATCAAAGTGGCCGAGGCGGCCAAGGTCATCGAAAACACCCAGCGCGACCTGAACATCGCGCTGATGAACGAGCTATCCATCCTGTTCGACCGCCTGGACATCGACACGCTGGAGGTGCTTGAAGCAGCGGGCAGCAAGTGGAACTTCATTCCCTTTCGCCCCGGCTTGGTGGGCGGGCACTGCATTGGTGTGGACCCGTACTACCTGACCCACAAAGCCGAGCAGGTGGGCTACCACCCGCAGATCATCCTGGCAGGCCGCCGCATCAACGACAACATGGCAGGTTACGCGGCACGGAACACGGTCAAGATGATGCTGCGTGGGGGCATGGATGTCCCGCGCTGCAAGGTAGGCGTGCTGGGCATCACCTTCAAGGAGAATTGCCCGGACATCCGCAACAGCAAGGTGGTTGACCTGGTGCGCGAGCTCCAAGGCTGGGGCATGGAAGTGGTGGTGGCCGACCCCATCGCCAGCCCGCAGGAAGTACAGCATGAATACCGCTTTGCGCTTGGCACCATCGACGAACGTCATCAGGTGGACGCCCTGGTCGTGGCCGTAGGGCACGCCGCCTACCGCGCCTTGAGCCCAGCACAACTGCGCTCGTACTGCCGCCATGCCAGCCCCGTGCTGGCGGACATAAAGTCACTGTACGACCGCGAAGCGCTCGTACAGGCAGGATTTTCCGTATACCGACTCTGAGCCATGAAAAATTTTGCCCTGATAGGCGCCGCCGGCTATATCGCCCCGCGCCACATGCGCGCCATCAAAGACACCGGCAACCGCCTGAGCACTGCTTACGACGTGAACGATTCGGTAGGAATCATCGACAGCCTGGCACCTGATGCAGACTTCTTCACCGACTTCGAGCGCTTCTACGAGCATGCGCAGACGCTGAAACGTGCCCCTGCCCAAGCATTGGACTATGTCGCGGTATGTTCGCCCAACCATTTGCACCACGCGCACATTGCGGCCGGGCTTCGGCTGGGCTGCACTGTGATCTGCGAAAAACCTCTGGTTCCCACGCCAGGACTGATCGACGAACTGGCCCTGGTAGAAAAAGAAACCGGTCAGCGCGTTTACAACATCCTGCAATTGCGTCACCACGACGCCATCGTCCGTTTGCGTGACAAAGTGGCCAGCACCACGCAAAGCACCAAGTTCGACGTCACTCTCACCTACATTACCTCGCGCGGCAAGTGGTATGCCGCCAGCTGGAAGGGCGACCCGAGCAAGTCCTTTGGGGTTGCAACCAATATCGGCGTACACTTTTTCGACATGCTGCACTTCGTTTTTGGCGCGCTCCAACGCAATGTGGTGCACTACAGTCAGGCAGACAAGGCAGGCGGTTATCTCGAGTACGAACACGCCCGCGTGCGCTGGTTCCTGTCGATTGATGTCAATGATCTGCCCGACGAGGCCAAGGGTAAGAAGACCACCTTCCGCAGCATCGACATCAGCGGCGAACAACTGGAGTTTTCCGACGGCTTCACGGACCTGCACACCGTCAGCTATCAGGAAGTTATGGCGGGCCGTGGCTACGGCCTGGAGAATGCCCGCCATTGCATCGAAACCGTCAATGTCATCCGCACAGCCCAGCCCATGCCAGGTGCTGCGGGAGAAATCCACCCCTATGCGGCAAGGCTGGTGAAGTGATGACAGCCTACACCGTGCACCCCAGCGCCATCGTGGATGAAGGCGCGCAGATTGGCGAAGGCTCGCGTGTGTGGCACTTCGTGCACGTATGTAGTGGCGCGCGCATTGGCAAAGGTGTGTCCCTGGGCCAGAACGTGTTTGTGGGCAATAAGGTGGCGATTGGCGACCGCTGCAAAATACAGAACAACGTCAGCATCTACGACAATGTCACGCTCGAAGAAGACGTTTTTTGCGGCCCTAGCATGGTGTTCACCAATGTCCACAACCCGCGCGCATTCATCGAACGCAAGAATGAGTACAAGGGCACGCTGATAAAGAGAGGAGCCACCCTGGGTGCCAACTGCACCATCATTTGCGGCACCACCGTGGGCGAATATGCGTTCATCGGCGCCGGAGCTGTGGTCAACAAAGACGTGTCCGCCTACGCCCTGATGGTGGGCGTGCCAGCCCGCCAGATTGGATGGATGAGCGAGTATGGCGAGCAATTGGACTTGCCACTGCAAGGCCATGCAGAAACCGTATGCCGATACACAGGCGCCCGGTACGTCCTCAACGAAACATCTGTCGTCCGACGAGCCATTGACATCCATGATTGAGTTCATCGACCTCAAAGTCCAGCAAGCGCGCATCAAGCCTCAACTAGACGCAGCCATTGCCCGCGTGCTGCAGCATGGCCAATACATCCTCGGCCCCGAAGTGGCAGAGCTCGAAGAAAGACTGGCCGCATACACCGGTGCACGCCACTGCATCACCGTTGCCAACGGCACTGACGCTCTGCAAATCGCCCAAATGGCGCTGGGTATAAGCCCCGGCGACGAAGTCATCACCCCCGGCTTTACCTACATTGCCACCGCCGAAACCGTGGCCCTGCTGGGCGCCAAACCGGTGTATGTGGACATCGACCCACGCACCTACAACCTCAACCCGGCGCTGCTAGAGGCTGCCATCACCCCGCGAACCAAAGCCATCATCCCCGTGAGCCTGTACGGCCAGTGCGCCGACTTTGACGCCATCAACACCATTGCCGCCCGCCACGGCATCCCCGTGATTGAAGACGCCGCTCAAAGCTTTGGCGCCACCTATAAGGGCCGCAAAAGCTGCAACCTTTCAACCATTGCCTGCACCAGCTTCTTTCCGAGCAAACCCCTGGGCTGCTATGGCGACGGCGGCGCCATCTTTACCAACGACGATACACTGGCCATGGTGATGCGCCAGATTGCCCGCCACGGCCAGGACCGGCGCTACCACCATGTGCGCGTGGGTGTGAACAGCCGGCTCGATACCTTGCAGGCCGCCATTCTGCTGGTCAAGCTGATTATTTTCGACGAAGAAATGACCCTGCGCCAACAAGTGGCTGAGCGTTACGCCACTTTGCTCCCCCCCAACATGCGGGAGAGGGTTGGGGTGGGGATCAGCACATCACCACGCCCTACATCCCCCCCACAATCGCAGCGCCTGGGCGCAATTCACCATCCAAGTCTCCCTGCGCGATCAGGTGCTGCAACGCCTGCAGACCGCAGGCATCCCCACTGCCGTGCACTACCCCATCCCGCTGAATCAGCAACCCGCCGTGGTCGACCCAGCCGCCCATCTACCCGTGGGCAATGCCATGGCGCAAAAGGTGCTGAGCTTGCCCATGCACCCATATTTGGGTGAGTCTGAAATTGCGGCCATAGCGGTAGCCCTCACCAATCACTAACTATGCATACTCTGCAGACTAGATCTGGCCGATATGCTGGCTCCCACTGCAGGAAGTACTCGTGGAGTTTCTGCACATCACACCGGCCCTCTTACTTAACTCGGTTGCAGCAGGCCATATCCACACAAACACCGTCCCGGACATCGCCGTGCTCGCGCAGCATCTTTTGACCATTGCTGTGACCTTGTCCCTGGATGATGGAACTCTTAACCCATGATACAGAGGCAAGGCCACAATCACAAAATCAGGCAAAACTCCAAAACCTGACTTCCACTTTAAAAATCAGACATGATTGAAAATAAAACCATTTTCATCACCGGAGGCGCGGGTTTTATAGCTAGCACTCTGATTGCACGCCTAGCAGATCGAAACCGCATAGTTGTGTTTGACAACTACACGCGTGATAGTTTGAAGAATACCGCCTACGCCAATCATTCGAATGTGCAGCAAATCCGAGGTGATGTACTCGATTTCGAGCATCTAAAAAAATCTATGATGGGGGCACAAATCGTGGTGCATGCTGCTGCGATTGCCGGCATTGAGAGCACAGTCCGCAACCCGGTGACGACGATGCGAGTCAATATGATGGGTACGGCCAACACGCTCGAAGCAGCGCATCAAATCGGTGGAGTGCAACGCTTCCTGGAATTTTCGACCTCTGAAGTGTTTGGCTCTCATGCCTTTCGTGTACAGGAAACCGCCAGCACAGTGACCGGCGCGGTTGGTGAGGCGCGCTGGACCTATGCTGTCAGTAAACTGGCTGGGGAACATCTTGCCCACGCGTACTTCAAGCAGTATGATTTACCGACTGTCTCGGTGCGGCCATTCAACGTTTACGGACCTGGACAAACCGGTGAGGGTGCGCTTTCTATTTTCATTCGCAAGGCTCTAAAAAACGAAGACTTACTCGTTTTCGGAGATGGCACTCAAATTCGCGCCTGGTGTTTTGTCGACGACATGGTTGAGGGCGTCATGAACTGCTTGGAGCACCCTAAAGCCATTGGCGAATCATTTAACATTGGCAACGCGCGCGCCGTTATAACAATCTATGGTTTGGCAGAAGCCGTATTACGCATAACAGGAAGCAATTCGAAGGTGCAATTCCGCCCTGCATTATCTGCCGACATCGAATTACGCATCCCCAACGTCGAAAAAGCAAGGGCACTGCTCGGATTTTCAGCAGCCGTCGAGCTTGAAGAAGGTCTGCGTCAAACCGCAAAGTGGATTGAAGCAAACGAATCAAGCCTACCTAACCTAGCGCCCATTTTTCGCAACTAATTCGGAATGCCTATATGCTTCGGCTATCCACCCCCTCAATTGACGAATCCGTGATCGAGGCCGTGAATGCTGTTTTGCGGTCGGGGCAGCTTGTCTATGGCGTGCAGGGCCAGCGCTTCGAAGCAGTGTTGCAAGACTTTCTGGGCGTACGCAATGCAATCGTCGTGTCGTCCGGCACGGCGGCTTTGCACCTTGCGCTTGTGGCGCTTGGTATCGGACCCGGTGATGCAGTGCTCATTCCAGATTTCACCTTCCCAGCCACTGGCAATGTGGTTCGCTTGGTAGGTGCACATCCGGTGCTGGTGGATGTCGATCCGTTGACCTATTGCGTCACTCCGGAATCCGTCACAGCGGCAATCGAGGCATGGCGCGGCCCACAAAAATTACGCGCCTTCATCCCTGTGCACGAATTTGGTCATCCAGCCGACATGCATGCACTTCTCCCGATTGCCCAGCATCACAACTTGAAGGTCGTCGAAGACGCAGCCTGTGCCATCGGTGCAACTGACCAAGGAAAGGCTTGTGGCACTCATGGCGACATCGGCTGCTGGTCCATGCATCCCCGCAAAACTCTGACCACCGGTGAAGGCGGCATTCTTTCTACGGACAATGATGCCTTGGCTGCTAAGCTTCGCCTCTTGCGCAACCACGGTATGGTCCGCCAGACTCAGGGAATATGCTTCGGCAAACCTGGTTACAATCTAAGATTAACCGACATTCAGTCAGCAATGGGTTTGGCCCAATTCCCGCATCTGCCAAACTGGATCAACCAAAGACGCATACTTGCTACTGAATACTGCCAGGCATTGGCGCCGCTAGTATCAGGAGGCGTCCTAACTCTTCCCACCAATCACCCCGGGCACAGCTGGCAAACCTTTATGGTCGTATTAAGCACCAGCATTGACCGAGCCACACTAATCCGTGAATTGGCCGAGGAAGGCGTCGAAGCCAACCTTGGGGCCCAATGCCTATCAATGCAGCCGGCATTTGAAGACACCCCCCCAATGCCGGTCACCAGGCATGCGCCGCATCTTTTCAAACATGGACTAGCTTTACCCTTCTGTGAAAGCTATGGACCACAGCATGTGGCACAAGTTACCAATTTGCTAGCGCGGCTACTATTGAAGCCATGTGATTTCCAAGCCATCTAATTGTGCACCCATGGATGCCCTTGATCGGTTGCTAACAGCCCTGGCACCTAACTTTGAGGCCCTTATTGATGAAATTTTGGCCACCAAGATAGATAGCCCAAGAAACGCTAATCTGCGTCGACACATCGCGCTTCGATGGCTCTCCGAGCTACTTGCCGATGACGAACGCGCCAAACTTTATGGATTGCCTGCAAGTTGCCGAGTCCGTGAACAAACCAAGATACTCATGCCGGAGAAAATAATCTGCGGTGAACATGTCTGGATCGGGGAGAATGCCTTTATTGATGCTTCAGGCGGACTTGAAATCGGCGATCACACAACAATCGGTGTCGGAGTGTACGTTTGGACTCATACCAGCATCTTGAGTAACTTGCTGGGGAAAAATGAACCTGGAGGGAAGCATGTGATTCAACGCCCCACGCGAATTGGCAGCCGATGCTATATCGTCGGGCATACCGTCCTGAACCCAGGAATCACCATTGGTGACGGTGCAGTTGTCCTTCCAAGCTCTTGCGTCACCGCCGACGTAAAGGCCGGGTCAATCGTCGCAGGAGCACCCGCACGACCGATAGGTCAGGCAAATGACGCATTCCTCGCCAAACTCCAAGCGGAGTTGCAAACCCAGCGCTCTAAGCAGATCTGAATAGAGGATATACGTGAGGGTTTTTATTGGTCCAACTGAAGTGGCGGGGATCGGACATGGCCTTACACAAGGCTTGCGTCGATTAAATTTCCAAGCCGATGGGATTTTTGACTCTCCCCACCCCTTTTCCTACGAAGCCCCTCAACACCCAAACATCTTTACTCGATGGTGGTACATCACCGGTGGGATTGCACGCAAACTAAGATCCACAGGATCAGTATTGACTTGGCCAGTAGCGGCAATTCACTTATTGTTGGCATGGCCAGTCCTCATATTTGCACTACTTCGATACAAGGCGTTTGTTTTCCTGTCTGGCAATACGATTACCAACACCCGTTTTGAGCTATTTTTGATACGCCTCTTTAAAAAGCGCTGCATTGTTCTATTTGTCGGTTCAGATGCACGACCACCTTATATTAATGGCGCATGGGTTTGGATCAATGCCAAGGCCATGAAGCAGCTGACGAAGAAAATACGCCGACGCGTTCACCGCTTTGAAGATGCAGGAGTAATGTGCATAAACTCCCCCAGCACTGCACACTTCCATCGCAGGCCAATTATCAACTGGTTTGCCTTTGGTTTCCCCAGCACAATTAGTGAGCGCAAAACAAGGCCAGACCAATTCAGCAAAGATCAAACCGCCTCCCCAGCCACAAAAATCAGATTACTTCATAGTCCATCCAACCCTCAAGTAAAGGGTACTATCAAGATAGAAAAAATCATTAATTCTTTATTATCTCGCGGCTCTCCAATTGAGTGGATAAAGATCTACGGACTCAGTAATTCCCAAGTGCTAGATGAGATCCAACGTTGCGATCTGGTAGTGGATCAACTGTTTTCCGACACGCCAATGGCCGGCCTAGCAATCGAAGCTGCACAACTCGGCAAACCTGCAATCGTGGGAAGCTACCTCGCTCGCTCGCCTAGCTCGATCGCAGGCAATTGGCCGATACCGCCCAGTAGCTTTGTCGATCCCAGTCAATTCGAATCGGCTCTGGACGCATTGGTGGGCGACACTGAGACACGTCGGTCTTTGGGCGATGCCGCCCTCAATTTTGTCGAATCTGCGTGGTCATGTGAAGCTGTGGCGGGCCGGGCTATTGCCTGCCTTATGGGTGAAGTACCGGATGATTGGTGGTTCGATCCATCAACCACGACTTACCTGCACGGCTGTGGGCTTGATGAAGCCGAAGGCCGCCGTCGGGTACGCGAACTGGTTGACGTCTATGGGAAGAGTGCGCTGGGCTTGGATGA contains:
- a CDS encoding glycosyltransferase; its protein translation is MRVFIGPTEVAGIGHGLTQGLRRLNFQADGIFDSPHPFSYEAPQHPNIFTRWWYITGGIARKLRSTGSVLTWPVAAIHLLLAWPVLIFALLRYKAFVFLSGNTITNTRFELFLIRLFKKRCIVLFVGSDARPPYINGAWVWINAKAMKQLTKKIRRRVHRFEDAGVMCINSPSTAHFHRRPIINWFAFGFPSTISERKTRPDQFSKDQTASPATKIRLLHSPSNPQVKGTIKIEKIINSLLSRGSPIEWIKIYGLSNSQVLDEIQRCDLVVDQLFSDTPMAGLAIEAAQLGKPAIVGSYLARSPSSIAGNWPIPPSSFVDPSQFESALDALVGDTETRRSLGDAALNFVESAWSCEAVAGRAIACLMGEVPDDWWFDPSTTTYLHGCGLDEAEGRRRVRELVDVYGKSALGLDDKPSLTKAFLDWAQQGESKAANAQANRT
- a CDS encoding Gfo/Idh/MocA family oxidoreductase, translated to MKNFALIGAAGYIAPRHMRAIKDTGNRLSTAYDVNDSVGIIDSLAPDADFFTDFERFYEHAQTLKRAPAQALDYVAVCSPNHLHHAHIAAGLRLGCTVICEKPLVPTPGLIDELALVEKETGQRVYNILQLRHHDAIVRLRDKVASTTQSTKFDVTLTYITSRGKWYAASWKGDPSKSFGVATNIGVHFFDMLHFVFGALQRNVVHYSQADKAGGYLEYEHARVRWFLSIDVNDLPDEAKGKKTTFRSIDISGEQLEFSDGFTDLHTVSYQEVMAGRGYGLENARHCIETVNVIRTAQPMPGAAGEIHPYAARLVK
- a CDS encoding acyltransferase produces the protein MDALDRLLTALAPNFEALIDEILATKIDSPRNANLRRHIALRWLSELLADDERAKLYGLPASCRVREQTKILMPEKIICGEHVWIGENAFIDASGGLEIGDHTTIGVGVYVWTHTSILSNLLGKNEPGGKHVIQRPTRIGSRCYIVGHTVLNPGITIGDGAVVLPSSCVTADVKAGSIVAGAPARPIGQANDAFLAKLQAELQTQRSKQI
- a CDS encoding acyltransferase, coding for MTAYTVHPSAIVDEGAQIGEGSRVWHFVHVCSGARIGKGVSLGQNVFVGNKVAIGDRCKIQNNVSIYDNVTLEEDVFCGPSMVFTNVHNPRAFIERKNEYKGTLIKRGATLGANCTIICGTTVGEYAFIGAGAVVNKDVSAYALMVGVPARQIGWMSEYGEQLDLPLQGHAETVCRYTGARYVLNETSVVRRAIDIHD
- a CDS encoding DegT/DnrJ/EryC1/StrS family aminotransferase, giving the protein MLRLSTPSIDESVIEAVNAVLRSGQLVYGVQGQRFEAVLQDFLGVRNAIVVSSGTAALHLALVALGIGPGDAVLIPDFTFPATGNVVRLVGAHPVLVDVDPLTYCVTPESVTAAIEAWRGPQKLRAFIPVHEFGHPADMHALLPIAQHHNLKVVEDAACAIGATDQGKACGTHGDIGCWSMHPRKTLTTGEGGILSTDNDALAAKLRLLRNHGMVRQTQGICFGKPGYNLRLTDIQSAMGLAQFPHLPNWINQRRILATEYCQALAPLVSGGVLTLPTNHPGHSWQTFMVVLSTSIDRATLIRELAEEGVEANLGAQCLSMQPAFEDTPPMPVTRHAPHLFKHGLALPFCESYGPQHVAQVTNLLARLLLKPCDFQAI
- a CDS encoding NAD-dependent epimerase/dehydratase family protein produces the protein MIENKTIFITGGAGFIASTLIARLADRNRIVVFDNYTRDSLKNTAYANHSNVQQIRGDVLDFEHLKKSMMGAQIVVHAAAIAGIESTVRNPVTTMRVNMMGTANTLEAAHQIGGVQRFLEFSTSEVFGSHAFRVQETASTVTGAVGEARWTYAVSKLAGEHLAHAYFKQYDLPTVSVRPFNVYGPGQTGEGALSIFIRKALKNEDLLVFGDGTQIRAWCFVDDMVEGVMNCLEHPKAIGESFNIGNARAVITIYGLAEAVLRITGSNSKVQFRPALSADIELRIPNVEKARALLGFSAAVELEEGLRQTAKWIEANESSLPNLAPIFRN